Part of the Primulina huaijiensis isolate GDHJ02 chromosome 15, ASM1229523v2, whole genome shotgun sequence genome is shown below.
TGCTTTtttgctaggcgatgccttaccAGGAAAAATCAAGCTTCAACCTTCCCACCCCTGACTCCTCTACTAGGATCAgcctaagtaggtaaaatttaattcatatcATCCTCATAATACAACATCCACGAACTTAATATAAAAACTCggctttattaaatttcaactgaTAACGTAAGACAAATTCAGAAACGAAATACACCAAAAAAAAAGTCAAGATTAATATTCTCTAAGGTGGTAAGCGTTCCCGGGCCTCTTTAGAGCCTTACCCAGCGCATTCTCCAACTTTCCTCTCTGCTCCTCTTGTACCTCCACAGAACAAAGTTACCCACTTAGAAGCTTCTCCGAATGACTCTACAACTGTAAGACTGAGCTTAAGCTTCCATGCGAATGCTCGCGAcctctcttttcttcttccttcccGATTCTTTCATAACACCGACGCGCGACCTTCTGGTCCCCGCACAAGACTCCAACCCCCTTCCCCACAGGAAACTTCTGCTTCTGATGATATATGGACGCTACTGCTCTGAAATCCTTTAGGGATGGTCGCCCCAGAATTCCATTGTAAGCGGATGGGGTGTCCACCACGGTAAATGTCATCATCTTTGTTATACGCAGAGGTTCGTGTCCCAAAGATAGAGGGATGAACATCTGACCCACAGGCAGGATGGCGTGTTCAGCAAACCCATACAGCGGGGTGGAGACcggctcaaactcaaatccCTCCACCTTCATTTGATCCAACGTGCTTTTGAACAAGACGTTCAcggagcttccattatcaataaatatcctCGCCACATCACAATTGGCAATGGTGGCCGTTACCACTAAGGCATCGTTATGTGGAGTCACAATACCTCGGAGGTCTTCCAGCCCAAAGCTGAGGGCGGGGTCTTGTGGTAAGTCTGCACCCCTAGATATCTCAAAGTTCTCCAGCCTTCTCCCACGTGCCTTCCGAGCTCGCCCCtagtctccatcagtagcaccccccgagatcatatgaatcattcctctcgtCGGGTGGTTATCCTCATTCATTCCCCTCCTCGGTTCGACGGGCTCCTGAGGGACATCTTGACATCGACCTTCCCCTCTCTGCTCCCCGATCCTCTGATTTATCCATGGAGGGCCTTGACCACGCCTATGGTACGAGCGAGACCTCTGTCGACTCCTGGATGAGGATCCTTCTCGTTTATCCCGCGAAGGCAATCTAGCACTGCACTCAACCCTTTGCGACTTCTCCCACCTCCCCTCGGACTCCCTCACTTCCATCACCTTGTCCCGACTCCCATCTAGAGGAACATgggatgagaattgtcctctgCTCCTAGCCTTATCATCCTCCCTCTCGGCCGCGCCTCTCTTCCTACTTCCTCTTTCCGCTCCCTCAACTCTACTTCTCCCAGGTCGCTGGTCCATCCTCTTATGTCGTTGGCCATCTTcgagatttacatatttttccgcCCGAGATAACAGATCATCATAACTTGATGGAGGTTTCTTCACTAACGATTTAAAGAACTCTCCTCCTCTAAGTCCCTgggtaaaggcacttatcatgatgtcaggaGTGGCCACTGGTATCTCCAACACTGCGTTgttgaaacgctggacaaaCTCTCGCAAAGTTTCAGCTTCTTGTTATTTCATCACAAACAGGCTCAAATAgtttttttggtgttttttgctgctagcgaatctgtgcaagaaagcagcggaaaaatcctcgaaagatcgtatggagttgggctgcaaggtgttaaaccattgctgggctgacctcaccaacgtgcccagaaacaccctgcacttgaccccatctgaatattgatgtaacagggccgcattctcaaacctccccaagtgttcctcggggTCAGTATGTCCATCGTACTCACCCACATTCGACTGTCGAAAATTTGGAGGAAGCCCTTCTTCTAAAATGGCTAGTGAAAAAGGACTTCCTCTCTTGGGTGCCGGCGCTCTGCTTCCCAACTGCTGCCTCAACATCTGTATTTCCTTCCACATTTCTcccatctcactaatctccccCCTTTGGTGGGGCTGTGGCTCTTCAACCCTGCTCTGGTGGCCCTCAGCATCTTCCTCACGCTCCTGACGGGCTGCCTGTTCCTCTACAAACACAGACTCTTGATTCcttttcatggcctcatccactgtccGGGCGATAAATTGGCCCAGCTgttccagggtcaagttccccacgttCTCATTAGGACGGGTTTGTTCGACCCTTGTATCGTGAAGGAGCTGCTCGACtcttgtctcttgacgaggttgttcctgtctcgtctCCACATGAGATGATTCGGGTTCCctctgaggacgcgatgatgctgaggtagCTCTTCTACTTCCTTTCTTGCCTACtatctctacgtctcaactcaagatttcccacagacggcgccaagtgatactcacgggaaatttagggtccgattccggcgagtgtcactaatccagacgcaggttttgaaataatcctgagcctgaaatcacaaatgagaccgttagaagggggccaggagggtgtcctggcgtagcccctccgacgctcaagtcagagactgaggatatatgaggggagcagctaagggtgctgctgaaaacaatatagtgaatgctaaatcatacgctcaaacctggtatttataggagaatacctggactgctcatgggcccttcacctgtgggctctagagatgggccggggtttgggcctgatcttgatgggttcatcGCTGGGGTATCATTTTACGATGGTTGAAAAACGAAagtttaaaatgttttattagaTTGAGCTCGAATTACTACTCTAAAGTTACTCATGTTGAATTGGTTTGTGGAGATTTTTATAATAGTCTTTTTGAGCATGACTTGACTCAAAAACGGTGTTGCTCGAGCCCGTATTAACTTGAGTGCAATCATGATTTAGGCAACAATTTGTAAAAAGTATTTGTGGTACTTTGTGATATTAAGTTCTAAATTTACGTGGAGGTCTAAGATTCGATATTCAATTATAATAAGCATGtcaccaaaaaaaatttatatcttcTACACATGGTGCAGatgattggattttttttatcttatacACATATACTTTatctcttaaaataattttacattCGTACTATACCTGATGTAAATACGACACAATtaagttattaaaaaaaagagtgtgcaaattttaaatataatatagaaatttatttatttatttttaaaaaacaatctAATAATAGCATATCAACAAAAAAAgtcattaataaataatattaataatcctaaaattttttttcttttcttcttcttcttcagatcacattttgtttctttcgagaatttaaaatttttgtcagttgaatatattttttaaaataaacacgattttttttttaaaaaaaaaaagtatgaaggataaattataataattccaTGCCAATTCATGACAAATTAAACAACAATATATTGgggtaaaatattattattattacaacaaaaaataaaagcgTGCCTTTATCCTTTATTTTGGTAATGGATAGCAACGGGCTGTTGGCGATTTTATTAACGAAAGCAGATTAGGAAAAGCAAAAGTGTCAATTCATTTTTCCAACGGTTAAGCGTGTCTATATATTCCTGTTCGAAATTTGAACTCCTAACGGTCTACAATTTTGTTACCCCAATTAGGCGAAATTgtataataaaatcacattatTTGAACAATCTCAAGTGAAATAAAATCTTACACCATATATATTATggcaacaaaaaaattatttttcgatATTTGGTTCCGAAATCCCCACCCCGGCCCCGACCCTTTTAAAGCAAGCTAAGTATCACTGATTAAAACTAGCGGTCGAATCACAcgtgttataaaaaaaaatgaattcgtCTATCTTTAACGTGTTTATTTCGGAATGAACATAAATTACGTTATTAAAGGACTATTAGAGTTTGCCAACAAGATACATCACAAGCAATTTTGCGGTATTTAGTGAGATAAAAGTTGTGGTGTGTTGAAAAGACGAATTTCCCATTGAGCATGTAAATCAAAATCATTCAAGAAATTCACTTAGTTATCAATTTTATTCtcgtaaaaaaaaatcaattttattagaaaataatgaaaaatccAAATTTTACTTAGCTAATAAAAGTTGGCCCATGTCTGCGTGTCTGAAGCCCAAGTGTGGGTTTCATTCTAGTCATTCAAACTAGGATTAAGGAAAGTAtagtttttaaagaaaaaatgaaaagtGTTTTTGATGTTTTCattaggggtgttcatcggtcggttcggttatctATCAAAATAGTTCGATTATTTcgattttgatataattatttaaattaataagataaatatattttaaaatataatatgttatatttatacatgttttattagtaaagcatttaaatataaagtctaaataatttacataaaaaacaatcaactaaatattatttaaaataattcatcattcactgatatcatctcaaaaaata
Proteins encoded:
- the LOC140959381 gene encoding uncharacterized protein: MKRNQESVFVEEQAARQEREEDAEGHQSRVEEPQPHQRGEISEMGEMWKEIQMLRQQLGSRAPAPKRGSPFSLAILEEGLPPNFRQSNVEAETLREFVQRFNNAVLEIPVATPDIMISAFTQGLRGGEFFKSLVKKPPSSYDDLLSRAEKYVNLEDGQRHKRMDQRPGRSRVEGAERGSRKRGAAEREDDKARSRGQFSSHVPLDGSRDKVMEVRESEGRWEKSQRVECSARLPSRDKREGSSSRSRQRSRSYHRRGQGPPWINQRIGEQRGEGRCQDVPQEPGRARKARGRRLENFEISRGADLPQDPALSFGLEDLRGIVTPHNDALVVTATIANCDVARIFIDNGSSVNVLFKSTLDQMKVEGFEFEPVSTPLYGFAEHAILPVGQMFIPLSLGHEPLRITKMMTFTVVDTPSAYNGILGRPSLKDFRAVASIYHQKQKFPVGKGVGVLCGDQKVARRCYERIGKEEEKRGREHSHGSLSSVLQL